aaccgcagccgcagccgcgaCCCCGctaccaccatcaccgagaccGCCAGCGCAACCGTCAGCGCAACCAGCGAGGAGCGTCGCCAAGAGCCACACAGGAATAGAACACACTCCACCATATGGCAATCTAATCTGTCTATGCCACATACATCAGGTGCGTGGAGTGCgggatgggttggtgccTTACTGCAATGTTGGGGGTTATTTGCGCGGCGAATGTCTAGGACACTTAAGTGAATCGCCGCCAAAACTTTGCGAAGCGTGTCGGGAGGCGGGATGTCTAAGTTGGCTAAGCCCCTAGGTTCTGAGGAGAGGGGGCGCAAGAGATGGAAATGGCTTGTCTGTCGCAGGAATACAACCGAGCGAAGTAACGTTGACTTTCATCATTCCTGCCCTTACTGAATTGACGAGAATCTTCAGCAGATCCCTTGTGCCTTGCTTTGGATTGAACTGTGATGTGACGCTGTGCTGTTGTCTGCCAATATACCTAGGTATTCGTCGAATCTGTGGCAGACTTAAAAAGAGGCCCTGGGCGCTGGAACTGCAGGATCCGTCCAATCTTGCGGAGCATGTTTATATACCTGCATGATATTGTCTGTTTGAACCGGCATTACTACGTCTTTGTTGATGTCACTGGTGGTTGGCTAGCTGTTGGCCGGGACTGATGGAAACGGTCCGCCGACAACCGCTGCCATATCTCAGCTGCACAACCAACTTGTTTCGAATCATCCCAATGCTTTCCTCTCAGACATGCCCGTATATTGCCGCCCATATCCCTTGCGCGATAGCTGCACCGTATCGACCCAATCTTCTGCGAATATTGACCAAAACAATTATCAACACCCCTACCATTTAACATCGATGTCTACTATATAACATTTGGGCAGGTTTTATAACCTAGATATGTCGGTGGACTCTCTCAGACCAGCAGAAAATATGGTCAAGCGCTCCGCCTAGACGTCCGAATACCATTCTTGTCCTTCAAAGCCTCAGCAATTCTCAACAGCACTGATCGCTGCCACTTTCCCGGGTCCTCGGCGCATTCGAACAAGAGCTCGGGGTTGAGCCTGATGTACTTTCCCTTCAGGTTCTTATGAGCCCGGTCACGTCTCGTAATGTACGACAGCAACACTTTCATCATGATCCGGTCGCACTTGAGTCTCTgcttctcatccaccaaTGTTTTTCGGATGTCGTCAACCTCGTCTTTCTCGCCGGTTTCCCGACGTTTGGCCCACTCTATTCCATAGGCTCGAGTAAAGTCGATAACAAAGGCGGCCATCCCGGCTGCGGTCGGGGTTGCACAGGACGTGCCTTGGAAGATCAGGGGAGTCCCGTCTGCAGGGTTGGGGACGTTGAAATCCTGTCCGATGACTTGGAAGTTCCGCAACTCCGGATGCGGGTCTGGTGTGAGTTAAGAGTTTTTTTGAAACCCGTCGTGAGCGTGAATGCAGAAGACGTTCTCTAACGTTGCCGGGAAGGCGATTGGTTTCTTGGTAGGTCCCTTGGTTCATATTTCTACCCGAGGCAAAGATCAAGGCTTTACCGCTCGTTTCATGGAACCTCTTACGCACCTCCTCCGAAGGCTTGTTAAGGCGGAGAGAGATACTGATGATATCGACATTACATTCGTTTATAGCCCATTCGACGGCCTAAATGCTTGAATGTTAGAGCCCCATGACTCAAAATTTGCCCTGACGGTAAGGTGTAGATCACGAGATGGGGGACATGAATTGGGTGAACTCACAGCAGCAAGTCTCTCAGCAGCACCCCTATCATCACTAGTGCCTTTCATAACGCGTGGTATGTAGACTTTGGACATTCCCATAGCTCCCAAGAACAGTCGGGCCATGATGGTTCCATGGCGGCTTTCAGATTCACCCACCATGGGATCACTGGGACGGCGTGACTCGTCCCCGAAATCCTTCCATCCGACTCTTTTTGGAAAGGGAATGTCGCCGGTATTATCCCCAACGATGAGATCCTTGAGCTTATCTAAACTAAATTCGCAACCGGTATCCAGAATTGCCACGGAGACAAGGTTATTCCACATGTCGTCCGGTCTACAGCCCCCTTCCTCTGATCTTCCGTTCATTCTGGAGAGGCTCTGGGTGGTAAGCCTTAACGGTTCAATGTTCTTTTCTCTATGTGTGTTGACTGTTAGAACTGCGAGCTGCCAGGGTTACCTCGAAAACACAAAAAGCCGGGGATAGAAACGGCGTGAAGCATCATACATACGTTAGCTCGACGAGGCTCTCATTCCATGTCAAAGTTGAAACACTTGCACCCTGTGTAGCGCTCGCCGACGACTCGCCCATAGCGGACGGCTCCCTTGAAAATTCCGAGTAGGACCGTTTTGTGTCGTTTTCGAACAGCCCAACCGAGTCCCCTAGAAGAGGTTTGTCTGCCCCTCTCCCGTTCTCGTTTGGCCCAAACAGGTTTGGTTTTGTGCAGCCGCTTATAGCCTTGATCAGCGGAGATCTAGCCGAGAGCCTCTTTTGACACTCTTTCAACAACCTTTCAGCCTGAACCACCTTGAGGTTGACGTCATTCCGGATATCCTCTGATAAATGTCTCCGTCTCTCGTTCCGATAATCTTCGAGCGGAGCAACGATCTGCAGGCGATCGCTAAGCAGTATTTGCATAAGAACAACACCCAGGCTAAGGGCGTGGGGAAAGCGATGCATATCGCCAAAGAAGTCGCTCGTAGTCGACGGCTGACTGTCCACGGGCGAGTCACTTTGGTTGCTCGGGAGAGCCAGCCTGAGATATGGCTGGCGTAGCTGTAGTTCCGAGGAGCTCGATTTGCCGTACACCCAGATGTCTTCAACACCCCAGTCACCCCGCAGCCAGGTAGTGTTGTGAAGATCAAGCAGCGAACGAACTAGCCGCAAGCAAAGAACAATTCTTTCGCGATAGTGCAGTTCGTGTTTAAGCACTTCGCTAAAAGGAAACTCAGCATCTGCTGTATGGCCGTTGACGTCCTCGTACCTGAGAACACCGCGTTCCATGCCGATCTGTCCGTCGTTGTGGAGGGCCATTTGATAGCGTTTGCCTTGCAGCGGTTCTAGCTGACAGGGATTGGTTCATTTTGAACGCGAGATGTGGCTTGAATAGACACCGTTAGAACAAATCCCAATCATGGAGGccgtggtgatgttgatcgGCTAGACAAAAATACCTCTCACTCACCTCTCTGTGTAACATTGACTATTGCTTCTTGCAGGCGATCGGGTCCCTTGGCGTACTTGACGGCAGGAAACCTCATAACAAAGGAGTCGGCTCCTTTTGCATCGCAACTCCATGTGCCGTCCAAGCGCAGGTTAACGGACGTGACATTCCCAAGAGTCACCCGGTTGCGTTTGTGTGGTCGTAAGTGATAATCCCTCCATGTCGATGTCAGGGCAGACTCCAAATTGTTTAGCTTGTCCAGTGTCATTTCGGATCCGCTGGGGTCCCATGTAGTAGATCTATCTTCAGACATATGCTGGCCCAACAGCACTCGAAACAGTTCGTTGCGTACGTCTTCAAGCCCGGTACTGAAAATCTCAAGGTCCTTCGTGTTGAAGTCGGAGCACAGAATGTCTCCATTGGTTGCGTGTTGCCGCAGTCGACGCTTCGCATTCCATCTTCGTGTAAGGCGGCTTGATTGTAATGTCGATAGAGTATCTTgagaggagaaaaggggggtgatcTTCCTAACTATGTAGGGCTCATCCCATCACTGAGCTGAATGGCGCAGTCGACGCCCCTGCATGTATGGGGTTTGGGTATATCGGTTACGCACCCCCACGCGAGACGTAGCCTGCTATCACCTGGGTTACAGCCCGGAACTTGAGCTTAAAAGATAGATATTTCTAATTCTAAGTCGACCCAAACAtccctccagcttcttgttgTGTCATTTAAATTCAACAAACTCCATCCTCAGCAGTTCAGACAGTACCTTTGTGCCTTGAAAACACTTGAGCAATGGATCAGCCTATCAAGACATGGATCCTTACCAAGAGCACTGGTTACCCCTCAAGAGActtccttctccagcttggTCAGGTTCTTCGCGATCCCAGACAGCCCATGCTTCCGCTTTTCGCGTCATCAGCCgacccaccaccccagatGTCGGGGATGCAGGCTTCTGAGAAAAAGACTGAAGGTGTCACCATGGGAATAAACTTGAGCTTGACTCGATGTTTTGATCTTTGGACAAACACCTCCGTTCTCCCAGCCGCGGGGGCTATTCAGGCTGCGCGTAAATGCCAACCTGCAGGGTGCGCCAAACGCAAATGCGGGGTTCCTAACACAATCAACGAGGCTCCAGCAGAACCATGCCTCATTCACTAATGCACAGAGGTCTCAGTTTTTGTACCATGAGGGGGCTTGTTTTAGGGTAGGTAACTGTGTCTTTTGGGTTTGAGGTAAGTTAAGGTACCTCTCCTAGGTACCTTTGCACTTGGCAGTCACAATAACTTGTTTGTGGGATTCTTTATTTGGTGATTTGTAGTCTGAGACAACTTGTGATGCTTTCACTCTAGCTAGCTACTTTTGAGTTGAGCCACGGATTCCCCAAGATTCTGCAAAGACCCCTTGCCTCTTGAGAGCATTCAATACTCCTCCGCCTTTCCTCTCTTATACAATTTTGCTCCTGTctttcctcatcctcctgctcccttCTTTCTCCATCTTTGctctccttccactcctcttccttttgtTCTCGCTCCTCACGCTGTTCGATATTCTCCGCGGTGAGCATCTTTTTTTCCTGCCCCGTCCACCTTCTCATCTTCGCGGGCATGTCTTGCTTCCTCGACTTTTGCGGCTTTCAATTTATCAGCATTCCCCCGTTCGATTTGATCGTGGTAGAGGGGGACGAGAGCGATGTAGAGCTCTGCCCAGTCCACTGGTGTTGATTCGGGATCGCGATCGCGGCGGCTCATGGTGAGGCAGTCGGTGAAGATTGGCGGGTAGATAATGGTTAGGTGGGGCTATTGGTAGGTGAAGGATCTCGTGTGTTGGGTCATGGAAAAAAAGCCGGGATTTAATGAAGGGGTGGCTATGTTGTTTATAACGATGAAAAGAGAGGACTGTTTCAAAGTAGTAATTGTGGATGTGGTGTTGTAGAAGTCTGCTCTTCGTTGTGTGATGGTGATTATCTATAGAAGATTGCAACGTCGTGAtttctgtttctttctgCTTTTAGCTGGAGTGTGTAGCGCGGCTGAGCTCTGGGTGGTTGTCTTGTGGTGATTTTGACCACCAGGCGCTGTGCTTGCTTTTGGCACGGCTGCCTCTGTTGAAACTGCTGGGGAGTGTGTACCTGGCGGCCGTTGTCCCGTTGCTCGACTGACCTGAGCCGGCTGGTGTTGACTTCGTGCTCTAGCGTTATCGTTCGCCTTGAGGTGTTGTATTTCAAGCTCTAGCCTGAGGGCTTGATTGAGTGTTTCCGGGTTGATGGGCAGAGAAAGGGGTAGTGTTGGGTCCTCTGGTGTGGGCATTCTGTCGGCGTGTCTCTGCGTACCACACAACTGCTCTTGGTGTGGCCACTGTTAGAGTCGGTCTGTGCTTGTATGGAAGATCAGGCGAGAGTAATCATTCCATTCAAGGTCTTTGGAGGAAAGAGCTGGCGTCAAAGTGGGCTGCAGTGGTGTCATGTATCTTGTAAGGCTCTGCTACTGTAAACGGGATGGAACAGTCAGTTAGATCATCTGGGCAAAATGGGCAAGTTTGTTCATGGTCATGCAGACTATAGTATTTTTTGTCATCTACAACTCTAAAATGACGCTGAAGTCGCGTCTATCAATTTTCTTGCAGCTGTTAGGCTGATTCGGCCGGCGATTCCAATAGTTTGCTCCCCATACACCTCAATCGACACGTCAGCACATGGCCCGCGCTGTTGCTTTCATCTCGTTCAGCCCCTTGTTCCTCGTGCTTGGTGAAGTATTTCGCTTGTATACTTTGGTGGTGCCCATGACTGTGCTGACATGCGGTGTCACCTTCATGACCGCTTCTGTTGTTTCGTAAACAGATGCGGAAGAGCTCAATCGTTTGGGACTGCTTCCGGAGCAGGTGCGATTCTTGCAGGATGTGCTACTCCTGGAAgaggtgctgctgttgcaacTAGCCATATTCATGTTGCTTGTGGTGTACTTGTCAATCATGGCGGTGTAGTTGTCAATGGTCGTAAATAGGCGACAAAATGTAAAAGACACTGGACTTGGCTTTACTTGACGGATATTACTGTCATAGAAGGCCAGAGTATTGTAGGTGTACCCCAAGATCAGAAAGGAGTGGGTGTGGTAGTTTTAAAGGCAACGTATCTTATTTGTTGAAGGCCACGGCGTCATAGAACTCGATAATGAGATCCAGCTGATATCAGAGTTGGCCAGTTGTGGCATGCATCATCAATCACCCCTTGACGCCCCAAACCATGCCACTTTGACAGTTTTCTTCCATCCCTTCTAGCGTCAACGATTCGTCTCTTTGTAAACGGTGCTCATGTGTATCTTCATCCGCACCAGCGTGACTGTACGTGTTAGGGAGCACCACACGTGGAAATCTGCTGCATCAACTTGTGGCTCATAGAAGTTTCGTCCTTCTACAATGGAGCGGGCTGTCAGCGTCACACATCG
The sequence above is a segment of the Podospora pseudoanserina strain CBS 124.78 chromosome 5, whole genome shotgun sequence genome. Coding sequences within it:
- a CDS encoding hypothetical protein (EggNog:ENOG503PUC0; COG:S); translation: MALHNDGQIGMERGVLRYEDVNGHTADAEFPFSEVLKHELHYRERIVLCLRLVRSLLDLHNTTWLRGDWGVEDIWVYGKSSSSELQLRQPYLRLALPSNQSDSPVDSQPSTTSDFFGDMHRFPHALSLGVVLMQILLSDRLQIVAPLEDYRNERRRHLSEDIRNDVNLKVVQAERLLKECQKRLSARSPLIKAISGCTKPNLFGPNENGRGADKPLLGDSVGLFENDTKRSYSEFSREPSAMGESSASATQGASVSTLTWNESLVELTEKNIEPLRLTTQSLSRMNGRSEEGGCRPDDMWNNLVSVAILDTGCEFSLDKLKDLIVGDNTGDIPFPKRVGWKDFGDESRRPSDPMVGESESRHGTIMARLFLGAMGMSKVYIPRVMKGTSDDRGAAERLAAAVEWAINECNVDIISISLRLNKPSEEVRKRFHETSGKALIFASGRNMNQGTYQETNRLPGNVREHPHPELRNFQVIGQDFNVPNPADGTPLIFQGTSCATPTAAGMAAFVIDFTRAYGIEWAKRRETGEKDEVDDIRKTLVDEKQRLKCDRIMMKVLLSYITRRDRAHKNLKGKYIRLNPELLFECAEDPGKWQRSVLLRIAEALKDKNGIRTSRRSA
- a CDS encoding hypothetical protein (EggNog:ENOG503PFUQ); amino-acid sequence: MDQPIKTWILTKSTGYPSRDFLLQLGQVLRDPRQPMLPLFASSADPPPQMSGMQASEKKTEGVTMGINLSLTRCFDLWTNTSVLPAAGAIQAARKCQPAGCAKRKCGVPNTINEAPAEPCLIH